A single region of the Bdellovibrionales bacterium CG10_big_fil_rev_8_21_14_0_10_45_34 genome encodes:
- a CDS encoding BREX system Lon protease-like protein BrxL yields MNTLDKKINELFAGMVVRKDLVKAVKGNAIVPSYVLEYLLGQYCATSDEASINSGIETVKEILGKHYVHRNEAGLVRSTIKEKGRHKVIDKISVSLNDKKDVYEASFSNLGIDDVLVGSEVIKRHPKLLVGGVWCICELEYSFSEEDKSVPWIMSSIKPIQLSQFDFDSYVDTRRKFSTDEWIDLLLQSIGFNPEMFGKRSKLLQLVRLIPFCERNYNLIELGPKGTGKSHVYSEFSPHGILISGGEITLAKLFVNNSSGKLGLVGYWDTVAFDEFAGKQKKVDKALVDVMKNYMANKTFSRGVETLGAEASMAFVGNTSKSVPYMLKHSDLFDDLPDKFHDSAFLDRLHFYIPGWEVDIIRGEMFSSGYGFVVDYFAEVLRHLRSYDYSQKYKNYFELGSDISTRDRDGIHKTFSGLMKILFPHNEATEAEIKELLEFAIEGRKRVKDQLLRIDATYAKVNFKFSSTSSNKDYVVTTLEEKEHQSIYHSGGAETESSPIDNIKMTDESIKSNVQSLLPEQNLAFSENQKGVSYEDILIPYLKGAKKIDITDPYIRLFNQARNLMELMEQIVKYKPGDEEVQVSLHTIMDEHNSEQQVNFLAQMKESLEPAGLIFTWKFDESETIHARHIVADNGWKILLDRGLDIFQQYDMNDAFAVTNRNQKFRACKAFEVTYVRSKKN; encoded by the coding sequence ATGAACACGCTTGATAAAAAAATAAATGAATTATTCGCTGGCATGGTTGTCAGAAAAGACCTTGTCAAAGCCGTTAAAGGAAATGCAATTGTTCCTTCCTATGTTCTTGAATATCTTTTGGGTCAATATTGCGCGACTTCAGATGAGGCCAGTATCAATTCTGGGATTGAGACCGTAAAGGAAATTCTAGGTAAGCACTATGTACATAGAAATGAAGCCGGACTTGTTCGCTCTACTATTAAAGAAAAAGGACGGCACAAAGTCATAGATAAAATAAGTGTTTCATTAAACGACAAGAAAGACGTCTATGAAGCATCTTTCTCCAATTTAGGTATAGATGATGTCCTTGTGGGTTCAGAAGTCATTAAGAGGCATCCAAAGCTGTTAGTTGGTGGTGTTTGGTGTATTTGTGAACTTGAATATTCATTTTCTGAAGAAGATAAGTCTGTTCCGTGGATTATGTCTTCAATTAAGCCAATTCAACTTTCACAATTTGACTTTGATTCATACGTTGATACGAGACGAAAATTTAGCACTGATGAATGGATTGACCTTCTTTTACAGAGTATAGGCTTTAATCCAGAAATGTTTGGTAAAAGAAGTAAGCTACTTCAGCTAGTCCGTCTGATTCCTTTTTGTGAGAGAAACTATAACCTAATTGAACTTGGCCCTAAAGGGACTGGTAAGTCTCACGTCTATTCTGAGTTCTCTCCCCACGGAATTCTGATTTCTGGTGGTGAAATCACACTAGCTAAATTATTCGTAAACAACTCAAGCGGAAAACTAGGCCTTGTTGGTTATTGGGATACGGTTGCCTTTGATGAGTTTGCTGGAAAACAGAAGAAAGTAGATAAGGCCTTGGTTGATGTCATGAAAAACTATATGGCCAATAAAACGTTTTCCAGAGGTGTTGAAACACTTGGCGCTGAAGCTTCAATGGCATTTGTCGGGAATACATCAAAGTCTGTACCTTATATGCTAAAGCATTCTGATCTATTTGATGATCTGCCAGATAAATTTCATGACTCTGCTTTTCTAGATCGTTTGCATTTTTATATTCCGGGCTGGGAAGTTGATATTATTCGAGGAGAAATGTTCTCAAGTGGATATGGTTTCGTTGTTGATTATTTCGCCGAAGTTCTAAGACATTTAAGAAGCTATGATTACTCTCAAAAGTATAAGAATTATTTTGAGCTAGGATCAGATATATCAACGAGAGACAGAGATGGTATTCATAAGACATTTTCTGGACTAATGAAAATCTTGTTCCCCCATAATGAAGCAACAGAAGCTGAGATTAAAGAGCTATTAGAATTTGCAATCGAAGGTCGTAAGAGAGTTAAAGACCAATTGCTGAGAATAGATGCGACCTACGCGAAAGTTAATTTTAAATTTTCAAGTACGTCATCGAATAAAGATTACGTTGTTACAACACTCGAAGAAAAAGAGCATCAGTCTATCTACCATTCAGGTGGTGCTGAAACAGAATCATCACCAATTGATAACATTAAAATGACTGATGAAAGCATAAAATCTAACGTTCAATCACTCCTTCCAGAACAAAACTTAGCTTTTAGTGAAAACCAGAAAGGAGTTTCTTACGAAGATATTTTAATTCCTTATCTTAAAGGAGCTAAGAAGATTGATATTACCGACCCATATATTCGTTTGTTTAATCAAGCTAGAAATCTTATGGAATTGATGGAACAAATTGTTAAATATAAGCCAGGCGACGAGGAAGTTCAGGTCAGTTTACACACGATAATGGATGAGCATAATTCTGAGCAACAAGTAAATTTCCTCGCTCAGATGAAAGAAAGCCTTGAGCCTGCTGGACTCATCTTCACTTGGAAGTTTGATGAGAGTGAAACCATCCATGCAAGGCATATCGTCGCAGATAATGGTTGGAAAATTCTATTGGATCGCGGACTAGATATATTTCAACAATACGACATGAATGATGCTTTTGCGGTTACAAACCGCAATCAGAAATTCAGGGCATGTAAGGCGTTTGAAGTGACATATGTTCGATCGAAGAAAAACTAG
- a CDS encoding integrase translates to MPWKERSVMDERVKFVARLLDGESMTSLCREFGISRKTGYKIVERYQDIGTGAFTDRSRRPIRLANQLPLQVEKFILNMKKEYPSWGARKIREKLIRKFPDVRTPAKSTIHAALDRNGLVIPRGRIRRRAEGTVLSQASYPNELWCADYKGEFMLGSKEYCYPLTITDQASRYLLRCEGLSTTKEIYAFTVFEKTFKEYGLPKSIRTDNGVPFASANSLFNLSKLSVWWLRLGIQIERIQPGCPQQNGRHERMHLTLKKEATKPAGQNFLQQQAKFDDFLEEFNTDRPHEALGMKYPSEIYTRSDRSYQGLQPIEYPLHDREIEVTSCGRICIGKMKINLSKVFMGQKLGLKEVGDGTWLVTFMDYDLGYFDTDSCRFEPLANPFGPKVLPMS, encoded by the coding sequence CGGAATATCAAGAAAGACTGGCTATAAGATTGTAGAGCGCTATCAGGATATCGGCACTGGTGCGTTTACGGATCGTAGCCGAAGACCCATTCGTCTGGCGAATCAACTCCCTCTTCAGGTTGAAAAGTTTATTTTAAATATGAAGAAAGAGTATCCAAGTTGGGGTGCGAGAAAGATCCGTGAAAAGTTAATTAGAAAATTTCCTGATGTCCGAACTCCTGCAAAAAGTACGATCCATGCAGCTCTTGATCGCAATGGTTTGGTGATCCCAAGAGGCCGCATCAGAAGGCGTGCAGAAGGTACAGTGTTATCCCAGGCAAGTTACCCCAATGAGTTGTGGTGTGCCGATTACAAGGGTGAGTTTATGCTAGGCTCGAAGGAGTATTGCTACCCTTTAACGATCACGGATCAAGCAAGCCGCTATCTACTTCGATGCGAGGGGCTCAGCACGACGAAAGAAATTTACGCGTTCACAGTTTTTGAAAAGACTTTTAAAGAATACGGCTTACCAAAATCTATTAGGACAGATAATGGTGTGCCCTTTGCGTCAGCGAACTCGTTATTTAATTTAAGCAAGCTATCCGTTTGGTGGTTACGACTTGGAATCCAGATCGAGAGAATCCAACCGGGGTGTCCGCAGCAGAATGGCCGGCATGAAAGAATGCATTTAACTTTAAAGAAAGAAGCTACAAAACCAGCAGGACAAAATTTTTTGCAGCAGCAGGCAAAATTCGATGATTTTTTAGAAGAATTTAATACGGATCGTCCTCATGAAGCCTTGGGCATGAAATATCCAAGCGAAATTTATACCCGGTCTGATCGAAGTTACCAGGGACTACAGCCGATCGAATATCCTCTGCATGACCGAGAGATCGAGGTTACGAGCTGCGGACGAATTTGCATCGGGAAAATGAAAATCAATTTAAGTAAGGTGTTTATGGGCCAAAAACTTGGACTTAAGGAGGTCGGCGATGGAACTTGGCTTGTGACCTTTATGGATTACGATTTAGGATATTTTGATACCGATAGTTGTCGGTTCGAACCTTTAGCAAACCCGTTCGGACCAAAAGTGTTACCTATGTCTTAG